Proteins encoded within one genomic window of Bradyrhizobium sp. AZCC 1719:
- a CDS encoding DUF3237 domain-containing protein, with protein MTVDPRVKPVAAIRTAPLFDIVVDLNPKLNIGDGPLGRRILFGAAGGTFEGPKLRGEVVPGGGDWALFRADGAMSLDVRLTLRTHDGALVHMTYGGRWITPPELRSEMADPEKRYQVDPSRYYFRTNPLFETGAEQYAWMNDIVCVGSGYLVEGGIAYNVSQIV; from the coding sequence ATGACAGTAGATCCACGCGTCAAACCGGTCGCCGCGATCAGGACGGCGCCATTGTTCGACATCGTCGTCGATCTCAATCCGAAATTGAATATCGGCGACGGTCCGCTCGGCCGCCGCATCCTGTTCGGCGCGGCCGGCGGCACCTTCGAAGGCCCAAAGCTGCGCGGCGAGGTGGTGCCCGGCGGCGGCGACTGGGCGCTGTTTCGAGCCGATGGCGCGATGTCGCTCGACGTTCGCCTGACGCTACGCACGCATGACGGCGCGCTGGTGCACATGACCTATGGCGGACGCTGGATCACGCCGCCCGAATTGCGGTCAGAAATGGCTGATCCCGAGAAACGATATCAGGTTGACCCGTCGCGCTACTACTTTCGCACCAACCCGCTGTTCGAAACCGGCGCGGAACAATATGCCTGGATGAACGACATCGTCTGCGTCGGGTCGGGATACCTGGTCGAGGGCGGCATCGCCTACAATGTTTCGCAGATCGTCTGA
- a CDS encoding DUF6064 family protein yields MSEWWTYRAEDFLLFSPRVYWRMFETHNAALWPLHVVTLSAGLLVILLKAWRPGVFARWIALILAILWIFVGWSFLWNRYATVNWAAVYIAPAFAIEAGLLLILSLRDDLAFDRRGPVAWTGYILLAFGIAGQPLLAPLQGRGWASSEVFGIAPDPTAIATLGVLLLARGRLVPLLLPIPVLWCLLSGITLRTMGEPQAWAPYAAVALIVIAWIWTIIRQRGSAPAA; encoded by the coding sequence ATGTCGGAGTGGTGGACCTATCGCGCGGAGGATTTCCTGCTGTTTTCGCCGCGCGTCTACTGGCGCATGTTCGAAACGCACAATGCGGCGCTCTGGCCTCTGCACGTCGTGACGCTTTCCGCCGGCCTGCTCGTCATCCTGCTCAAAGCGTGGCGGCCGGGAGTCTTTGCACGTTGGATCGCACTCATCCTGGCGATCCTCTGGATCTTCGTCGGGTGGTCCTTCCTGTGGAACCGCTACGCAACCGTCAACTGGGCTGCCGTCTATATCGCGCCGGCTTTCGCCATCGAAGCTGGGCTGCTCCTCATCCTATCTCTGCGCGATGACCTTGCCTTCGACCGCCGCGGACCAGTCGCGTGGACAGGATATATCCTCCTTGCCTTCGGGATTGCCGGACAGCCATTGCTTGCGCCGCTACAGGGACGTGGCTGGGCCTCGTCCGAGGTCTTTGGCATCGCACCGGATCCGACGGCGATCGCGACGCTCGGCGTTCTGCTCCTCGCCCGCGGCAGGCTTGTACCATTGCTGCTGCCGATCCCCGTGCTCTGGTGCCTTCTGAGCGGCATAACGCTGCGGACGATGGGAGAGCCGCAGGCCTGGGCTCCTTATGCCGCCGTGGCGCTTATCGTTATAGCCTGGATCTGGACGATCATCCGCCAGCGCGGATCGGCTCCGGCTGCGTGA
- a CDS encoding RNA polymerase sigma factor has protein sequence MTAADVNRTILAVWRIEQPRLITGLSRMLRDVPLAEDLTQEALVAALEHWPVSGVPEKPGAWLMALAKRRALDHLRRRSMLARKHEMLTRDLEQEQLLMPDPDAALDDDIGDELLRLIFTACHPRLSREARAALALRMICGLTTEEIARAFLQPEATIAQRIVRAKRTLSESGLAYETPRGEQLSERLASVLEVVYLIFNEGYTAARGDEWLRPQLCNDALRMGRVLTLVAPQEAEAHGLLALMELNASRTAARTDASGDPILLMDQNRALWDRLQIRRGLLALTRACELGGGRGFYALQAAIVACHARAVTPDETEWPRIAELYAKLGALVRSPIIELNRAVAVGMAEGPAAALAIVDGLAGEPALKTYHLFPSVRGNLLHKLGRVAEARAAFELASTLATNKRERELLRRRATETSRGAPKPS, from the coding sequence ATGACGGCCGCCGACGTCAATCGCACCATCCTGGCGGTTTGGCGCATCGAACAGCCGCGCCTGATCACGGGGCTGTCGCGAATGCTGCGCGACGTGCCGCTGGCGGAGGATTTGACCCAGGAAGCCCTGGTCGCGGCGCTGGAGCATTGGCCCGTCAGCGGCGTGCCGGAGAAGCCCGGGGCCTGGCTGATGGCTCTGGCCAAGCGCCGTGCGCTGGATCATCTGCGCCGCCGCAGCATGCTCGCGCGTAAGCATGAGATGCTGACGCGCGACCTCGAGCAGGAGCAACTGTTGATGCCGGACCCGGACGCCGCACTCGACGACGATATTGGTGACGAACTGCTGCGGCTGATCTTCACCGCCTGCCATCCGAGGCTGTCGCGCGAGGCGCGCGCGGCGCTGGCGCTCCGGATGATCTGCGGTCTGACCACGGAAGAGATCGCGCGCGCCTTCCTGCAGCCGGAAGCGACCATCGCCCAGCGCATCGTGCGGGCGAAGCGGACGCTGTCCGAATCCGGACTAGCCTACGAAACGCCACGCGGCGAGCAGCTTTCGGAACGGCTCGCCTCGGTGCTGGAAGTCGTCTATCTCATCTTCAACGAAGGCTATACGGCCGCCCGCGGCGACGAATGGCTGCGGCCGCAGCTCTGCAACGACGCGCTGCGCATGGGCCGCGTGCTGACGCTGGTCGCGCCACAGGAAGCTGAAGCCCACGGCCTGCTCGCGCTGATGGAGTTGAATGCTTCGCGCACCGCGGCGCGCACCGACGCATCCGGCGATCCGATTCTCCTGATGGACCAGAACCGCGCGCTGTGGGACCGGCTTCAGATCCGCCGGGGGTTGCTGGCGCTGACGCGAGCCTGCGAACTCGGCGGCGGGCGCGGATTCTATGCACTGCAGGCCGCGATCGTCGCCTGTCACGCCAGGGCCGTTACACCTGATGAAACGGAGTGGCCGCGCATCGCCGAGCTCTACGCCAAATTGGGCGCGCTGGTGCGTTCGCCGATCATCGAGCTCAACCGCGCCGTGGCGGTCGGCATGGCCGAAGGGCCGGCGGCTGCGCTTGCGATCGTGGACGGATTGGCCGGCGAGCCCGCGCTGAAGACCTATCACCTCTTCCCAAGCGTCCGCGGCAATCTGCTGCACAAACTCGGCCGCGTTGCAGAAGCCCGCGCTGCGTTCGAGCTCGCATCAACGCTTGCGACCAACAAGCGCGAACGCGAATTGTTGCGGCGGCGGGCCACTGAGACGAGCCGTGGCGCGCCGAAGCCGTCCTGA
- a CDS encoding AprI/Inh family metalloprotease inhibitor — translation MLLGRSGITAAALTALLALAPQVAAQDASALKKEMVGQWELATTERSKTCVITMKGDATPQGLNLELEPGCAKALPFTKDITAWNIKGLDIVRLQDAAGQPVIDFTEVESGIFEGLRTGEGVYILQNLAAARSLAKSMDQMIGDWSMVRGNGQTVCGLTLTNTEATGDNFQVFLKPKCDPAVATFAPTEWRLERGQMILLSKSGETWQFEADDNAQWRKVPDTANPLIMVRGQ, via the coding sequence ATGTTGCTTGGGCGTTCAGGCATTACGGCAGCGGCGCTGACGGCGCTGCTCGCGCTTGCGCCGCAGGTGGCGGCGCAGGATGCCTCGGCCCTGAAAAAGGAAATGGTCGGGCAGTGGGAGCTTGCGACGACCGAGCGCAGCAAGACGTGCGTCATCACGATGAAGGGCGATGCGACCCCGCAAGGGCTCAATCTCGAGCTTGAGCCCGGTTGCGCCAAGGCGTTGCCGTTCACCAAGGACATCACGGCCTGGAATATCAAGGGGCTGGACATCGTGCGGCTGCAGGATGCGGCAGGCCAGCCGGTGATCGACTTCACCGAAGTCGAGAGCGGCATTTTCGAGGGCCTGCGGACCGGCGAGGGCGTCTACATCCTGCAGAACCTCGCCGCCGCCCGCTCGCTCGCCAAGTCGATGGACCAGATGATCGGCGACTGGTCGATGGTTCGCGGCAATGGGCAGACGGTCTGCGGCCTGACCCTGACCAACACCGAGGCGACCGGGGATAATTTCCAGGTGTTCCTGAAGCCGAAATGCGATCCGGCGGTCGCCACTTTCGCGCCGACGGAGTGGCGGCTGGAGCGTGGGCAGATGATCCTGCTGTCAAAGTCCGGCGAAACCTGGCAGTTCGAGGCCGACGACAATGCGCAGTGGCGGAAGGTGCCCGATACCGCCAATCCGCTGATCATGGTGCGTGGGCAGTAG
- a CDS encoding putative quinol monooxygenase, translating into MPMASTVFLAMRLLQAKLSPGKRAHRRAGSGFDIDIIIRHTTKHSCRKISHCDPHRRSNEHVLDVSQENAMAVTSNANQNLVVTAFWEVNSGEEATVAELLKDFLPQAQREPGVKAFQIHQNIAKPREFFFYEVFSGEAAFAEHQQTDHFKNIILGQAIPKLAKRERSQFRFI; encoded by the coding sequence ATGCCGATGGCGAGCACAGTCTTTTTGGCCATGCGGCTGCTCCAGGCAAAACTATCTCCGGGGAAACGCGCGCATCGCCGAGCTGGTTCCGGCTTCGACATTGACATCATCATTCGACACACAACGAAGCATTCTTGTCGCAAGATCAGCCATTGTGATCCGCATCGCCGCTCCAACGAGCACGTGCTGGATGTTTCACAGGAGAACGCCATGGCTGTCACAAGCAACGCTAACCAGAACCTGGTCGTCACTGCATTCTGGGAAGTCAATTCGGGCGAGGAAGCCACCGTCGCGGAGCTTCTGAAAGATTTCCTCCCGCAGGCGCAGCGTGAGCCCGGCGTGAAGGCATTCCAGATTCACCAGAACATCGCAAAGCCGCGAGAATTCTTCTTTTACGAGGTATTTTCAGGCGAGGCGGCCTTTGCCGAGCATCAGCAGACCGACCACTTCAAGAACATCATTCTCGGGCAGGCGATTCCGAAACTCGCCAAACGCGAGCGGTCGCAGTTCCGGTTCATCTGA
- a CDS encoding YciI family protein, translated as MRFMSIVTSPQPDKAPTPALMEAMGKLAEREIKAGRMIDMGGLMPIAMAGAQVRITDGKLSVTDGPFVESKEMIGGYAIFEFRDMEEAVAAAREFMQLHLEHMPGWEGTCEVRVLATPGVDGACEAGIRAHA; from the coding sequence ATGCGCTTCATGTCTATCGTTACCTCGCCCCAGCCAGACAAAGCCCCGACGCCTGCACTGATGGAAGCGATGGGCAAGCTCGCCGAGCGCGAGATCAAGGCCGGTCGCATGATCGATATGGGCGGCCTGATGCCGATCGCCATGGCCGGCGCGCAAGTCAGGATCACGGACGGCAAGCTCAGCGTAACCGACGGGCCGTTCGTCGAAAGCAAGGAGATGATCGGCGGCTACGCGATCTTCGAGTTCCGCGACATGGAAGAGGCCGTGGCCGCCGCGAGGGAGTTCATGCAACTGCACCTCGAGCATATGCCGGGCTGGGAAGGCACCTGCGAAGTTCGCGTGCTGGCGACGCCTGGCGTGGATGGCGCCTGCGAGGCCGGCATTCGCGCTCACGCCTGA
- a CDS encoding TetR/AcrR family transcriptional regulator, translating to MQEAGRERTRREEYTEATRQALLAAGRDIFASEGYQAAGIEAISRAARVTRGAFYHHFEDKKALFDAVVVALQIEAAARIEARAKMERKIWDRLTEGIEAYLDACLEPAYARVVIQEAPAVLGNARYREIEEAHPMALLTATLAALKRQGELDFEDIELLSRMVDAMICEVALLLPGAENPKRLRARGQKIIGSLLGAFRTA from the coding sequence ATGCAGGAAGCTGGACGCGAACGAACCCGCCGCGAGGAATACACGGAAGCCACGAGGCAGGCGCTGCTGGCGGCCGGCCGGGACATTTTTGCGAGCGAGGGCTACCAGGCGGCGGGAATCGAGGCGATCTCGCGCGCGGCGCGCGTGACGCGGGGCGCCTTCTATCACCACTTCGAGGACAAGAAGGCGCTGTTCGACGCCGTGGTCGTCGCGCTGCAGATCGAGGCCGCGGCCCGGATCGAAGCGCGAGCGAAGATGGAGCGCAAGATATGGGACCGCCTGACCGAAGGCATCGAAGCCTATCTCGACGCCTGCCTCGAACCGGCCTATGCGCGCGTCGTCATCCAGGAAGCACCGGCCGTGCTCGGCAATGCCCGCTACCGGGAGATCGAGGAAGCCCATCCGATGGCCCTGCTCACCGCGACGCTTGCCGCGCTAAAACGCCAGGGCGAGCTCGATTTCGAAGATATCGAGCTCCTGAGCCGCATGGTCGACGCGATGATCTGCGAGGTGGCGCTGTTGCTGCCGGGGGCGGAGAATCCGAAAAGGCTCCGCGCCCGCGGGCAAAAGATCATTGGCAGCCTGCTCGGCGCCTTCCGCACCGCTTGA
- a CDS encoding universal stress protein has translation MSIKRILVPLPGSASHTGQIETALSAAKALGAHVQALFISEPPDTRSAVTRGGLSVTEMGRTVTAASINWHAEERERTAREAREVFAQACAVVGIPMLSANDEPGSPLAASWREAEGSYVEIAAQRAAAFDLMVAASATVMESLRAIAEQSLLQTRRPVLLAPARPQSDLTDSVMIAWDESPECWHAVSASIPFMQLAKSVQVISVDRDASNRQASQAEVLAYLRCHGIAATAQVVAPELRSVGDTLLAAGAEHEAGLLVMGAYSHSRLREMFLGGATRHILKNASARPVLLAH, from the coding sequence ATGAGTATCAAGCGAATCCTGGTTCCACTTCCCGGCTCAGCCAGTCACACCGGTCAAATTGAAACGGCCCTGTCGGCCGCGAAGGCGTTGGGGGCTCACGTCCAGGCTCTGTTCATCAGTGAGCCGCCGGACACGCGTAGCGCTGTCACGCGTGGCGGCCTAAGTGTCACCGAAATGGGACGAACGGTGACCGCCGCATCGATAAACTGGCACGCCGAAGAACGGGAGCGAACTGCGCGGGAAGCGCGTGAGGTTTTCGCGCAGGCCTGCGCGGTAGTCGGCATCCCGATGCTATCGGCGAATGACGAGCCCGGCAGCCCGCTCGCAGCATCCTGGCGCGAAGCCGAGGGATCGTATGTGGAAATCGCGGCGCAACGGGCCGCTGCCTTCGATCTAATGGTCGCCGCAAGCGCCACCGTTATGGAATCGCTCAGGGCCATTGCCGAGCAATCGCTGCTGCAGACCCGTCGCCCCGTGCTGCTGGCGCCGGCTCGCCCGCAGAGTGATCTGACCGACAGCGTGATGATCGCCTGGGACGAGAGCCCGGAATGCTGGCACGCGGTCTCGGCTTCCATACCGTTCATGCAACTCGCCAAATCAGTGCAGGTCATAAGCGTTGATCGGGACGCCAGCAATCGCCAAGCCTCGCAGGCGGAGGTGCTTGCCTATTTGCGTTGTCATGGCATCGCTGCGACCGCGCAGGTGGTTGCACCGGAATTGCGCTCGGTGGGCGATACGCTCCTCGCGGCGGGGGCAGAGCATGAAGCCGGCCTGCTGGTCATGGGCGCCTATTCCCATAGCCGCCTGCGCGAGATGTTTCTGGGCGGGGCCACGCGCCACATCCTTAAGAACGCTTCGGCGCGCCCCGTTCTCCTGGCGCATTAG
- a CDS encoding ester cyclase: MNSDRMFELAQALAVAKSRQDVPAALKVLHDDMVLENPAFGTTARGLAENEKVLGRFFASFPDYNVILQGHAANDDTLVCWGRVQMTLTGDRFGVVPNGRRADLPVFIQFAFRDDRIVHERFFFDLAELCAQSGVSTDAVRRRIFGDAGVRQLAAE, encoded by the coding sequence ATGAACAGCGATCGAATGTTCGAACTGGCGCAGGCCCTGGCGGTCGCAAAGAGCCGCCAGGACGTGCCGGCGGCGCTAAAGGTTCTCCACGACGACATGGTGCTGGAAAACCCGGCCTTCGGAACCACCGCCCGGGGTCTTGCCGAGAACGAGAAGGTGCTGGGCCGCTTCTTCGCTTCGTTCCCCGATTACAATGTCATCCTGCAGGGCCACGCCGCCAATGACGATACGCTGGTCTGCTGGGGCCGCGTGCAGATGACACTGACCGGCGATCGCTTCGGCGTGGTGCCGAACGGCCGACGCGCAGACCTCCCGGTATTCATCCAGTTTGCGTTCAGGGACGACCGGATCGTCCACGAGCGATTCTTCTTCGACCTTGCCGAACTCTGCGCGCAGTCCGGCGTCTCAACCGACGCGGTACGCCGCAGGATATTTGGTGACGCCGGCGTCCGGCAGCTTGCCGCCGAATGA
- a CDS encoding aldo/keto reductase: MQTTRRTFLQTSLATAAAALLPTSLRAQQGQPARRPIPSSREEMPIVGLGTWITFNVGNDPVLRDECANVMAAFFEAGGRMIDSSPMYGSSQPVVGYGLQKLGRPQALFSAEKVWTSSATAGPAQIEQSRRFWGVPKFDLVQVHNLLAWKAHLQTLLQMKAAGTLRYVGITTSEGRRHDLVEQIMRNEPIDFVQLSYNVVDREAEARLLPLAAERGIAVIVNRPFRQGELTNRLKNKPLPEWAAELGVSSWAQLMLKFILSHPAVTVAIPATTRVDHVRENLSAAAGPMPDLATRQRISAHVQAL; the protein is encoded by the coding sequence ATGCAGACGACACGCCGAACGTTCCTGCAAACATCCCTTGCAACAGCCGCTGCCGCGCTCTTGCCAACCTCTCTGCGTGCCCAACAAGGCCAGCCCGCGCGCCGTCCTATTCCCTCGAGCCGCGAGGAGATGCCGATCGTCGGACTGGGGACCTGGATCACCTTCAATGTCGGTAACGATCCGGTGCTCAGGGACGAATGCGCAAACGTCATGGCCGCCTTCTTCGAGGCGGGCGGCCGCATGATCGATTCCTCTCCCATGTACGGCTCGTCGCAACCGGTGGTCGGCTACGGCCTTCAAAAGCTCGGGCGGCCTCAAGCGCTATTCTCGGCCGAAAAGGTCTGGACGTCCTCGGCGACGGCAGGTCCAGCCCAGATCGAGCAATCGCGTCGCTTCTGGGGCGTGCCGAAGTTCGACCTCGTTCAGGTTCACAACCTGCTCGCCTGGAAGGCGCATCTGCAGACGCTGCTCCAGATGAAAGCCGCCGGTACGCTGCGTTACGTCGGAATCACCACGTCCGAAGGCCGCCGTCATGATCTTGTCGAACAGATCATGCGAAACGAGCCGATCGATTTCGTGCAGTTGTCCTACAACGTCGTCGATCGCGAGGCGGAGGCTCGGCTGCTGCCGCTGGCAGCAGAGCGCGGGATTGCGGTGATTGTGAATCGGCCGTTCCGGCAGGGCGAACTGACCAACCGCCTCAAGAATAAGCCGCTGCCGGAGTGGGCGGCCGAACTCGGGGTGTCGAGCTGGGCGCAGCTCATGCTGAAGTTCATCCTGTCTCACCCGGCCGTCACCGTCGCAATTCCGGCGACCACGCGCGTCGACCACGTGCGGGAAAACCTCTCGGCCGCCGCCGGACCGATGCCGGACCTCGCCACGCGGCAGCGCATCTCGGCTCACGTGCAGGCGCTTTGA